The segment AGTCACGGTTTTGGAGACCGTTGGTTTACCGTTAACCGACGCTCCTAATACCTTTGACTCCCGCCCAACAGCAGGATCTCTAAACTCCTATTTCATCTCCTTGTGCTGCGTGTGCTTCCTACAAAACTTGCAAAACTTGCTTCTTTCGAGCTTATCCGGATTCTGTTTCTTATTCTTCGTAGAATAGTAATTCCTATTCTTACATGCTGTGCATTCAAATGTGATAGGCTCTTGTGCCATTGTTTACTCTA is part of the Candidatus Omnitrophota bacterium genome and harbors:
- the rpmG gene encoding 50S ribosomal protein L33, with protein sequence MAQEPITFECTACKNRNYYSTKNKKQNPDKLERSKFCKFCRKHTQHKEMK